A part of Olleya sp. Bg11-27 genomic DNA contains:
- a CDS encoding VF530 family DNA-binding protein, with the protein MDNNNNSPSDKQQAPDNTSETSAASESTPNKPTKRIRRQATEAQLSNPFHGVKLAQVLERLVDYYGWAYLGDRVNIRCFIYNPTMKSSLGFLRRTTWAREHVEDLYLDMLDDKEADKKKANDTTDTKHS; encoded by the coding sequence ATGGATAATAACAATAACAGCCCATCAGACAAGCAGCAAGCACCAGACAACACTTCTGAAACCTCTGCAGCGTCGGAAAGCACACCCAATAAACCAACTAAACGCATTAGAAGACAAGCTACAGAAGCGCAGCTAAGCAATCCCTTTCATGGCGTAAAATTGGCACAAGTGTTAGAACGCCTGGTAGATTATTATGGTTGGGCCTATCTTGGTGATCGTGTTAATATCCGTTGTTTTATATACAATCCAACCATGAAATCTAGTCTGGGCTTTTTAAGACGCACCACTTGGGCACGAGAGCATGTGGAAGACCTTTATCTAGACATGTTGGATGATAAAGAAGCGGATAAGAAAAAAGCGAATGACACCACTGACACAAAACACTCCTAA
- a CDS encoding XAC2610-related protein, with protein MNSKYPLLLLLIIICNLLSCNDKTQKETIVIQTNKPAEHFLSAVSDYDRLLYKLHYTTDTIVGHAIMYNDFWSKIDSFIIKKTKSKTKEKLYLYPYNQEQVFAELKQSASGPILHYNSVLDNTPSVSELEKISEKKYNYQLEFIYKNDADFKLRFGTDKATIDTIINHHLFNLKLTDWNTDVTSNHGRGFGTNNLTIQITDTITKQVIQTITTNRVHTNKNLGFFSASSDFNFDGLNDLSIYTGNNASYGSPAQDVYLFDKEKNKFILNRALEKATHGTGYDIDYKRKMYFSYDKSGCCWHIQEAYAYINDTLTLIKSTSIEDSGYNDMLKVEEKRLINDSLITTVTEYHVKSNEEISRVYKKIHKSFTSDLPTIN; from the coding sequence ATGAATTCAAAATACCCCCTATTACTCTTATTAATTATTATTTGCAACCTTTTATCCTGCAACGATAAGACGCAAAAAGAAACTATAGTAATACAAACGAATAAGCCAGCTGAACACTTTTTAAGTGCAGTCAGTGATTATGATAGACTTCTTTATAAACTACATTACACCACAGACACTATAGTAGGACATGCCATTATGTACAATGATTTTTGGAGCAAAATAGATTCTTTCATAATAAAAAAAACCAAGTCAAAAACCAAGGAGAAATTGTATTTGTATCCCTATAATCAGGAGCAAGTATTTGCTGAGTTAAAGCAATCGGCATCAGGACCAATATTACACTACAACTCTGTATTGGACAATACGCCAAGCGTTTCTGAATTAGAAAAAATATCAGAAAAAAAATATAACTACCAATTAGAATTTATCTACAAAAACGACGCCGACTTTAAATTAAGATTCGGAACAGATAAAGCCACCATAGACACTATTATTAATCACCATTTATTTAACTTAAAACTCACAGACTGGAATACTGACGTGACAAGTAATCATGGAAGAGGTTTTGGAACCAATAATTTAACCATACAAATAACAGACACCATAACAAAACAGGTAATTCAAACCATTACAACCAATCGCGTACATACAAATAAAAATTTAGGCTTTTTTAGTGCCTCTTCAGACTTTAATTTTGATGGCCTTAATGATTTATCTATTTACACTGGTAATAATGCCTCTTATGGAAGTCCCGCACAAGACGTATACCTATTTGATAAAGAAAAAAATAAATTTATTTTAAATCGAGCATTAGAAAAAGCAACACACGGGACTGGTTACGATATTGATTATAAAAGAAAAATGTATTTTTCTTATGATAAATCAGGATGTTGTTGGCATATCCAAGAAGCCTATGCGTACATAAACGACACATTAACCTTAATAAAAAGTACCAGTATTGAAGATTCTGGTTACAACGACATGCTAAAAGTTGAAGAAAAAAGACTGATTAATGACTCTTTAATCACAACAGTAACAGAATATCATGTAAAATCCAATGAAGAGATATCCCGAGTATACAAAAAAATACACAAAAGCTTTACATCCGACCTACCAACTATAAATTAA
- a CDS encoding EVE domain-containing protein, giving the protein MEQTNSKYWIITASKDHVKNGVLGGFAQACHGKATPLKKIKKGDYVIYYSSKTYFDKKDKCQEFTAIGQVKSNTIYQFEMTPDFCPFRIDIDFKKSKDLSILPLINNLSFIQNKQKWGYPFRWGTLQINDSDFKLISNLMLHEKDH; this is encoded by the coding sequence ATGGAACAAACTAATTCAAAATATTGGATCATCACAGCTTCCAAAGACCACGTCAAAAATGGTGTTTTGGGTGGTTTTGCTCAAGCCTGTCATGGCAAAGCAACACCACTAAAAAAAATAAAAAAAGGAGATTATGTCATCTACTACTCTAGCAAAACGTACTTTGACAAAAAAGATAAATGTCAAGAATTTACAGCAATCGGTCAAGTAAAATCTAATACTATCTATCAATTTGAAATGACACCCGATTTCTGTCCTTTCAGAATAGATATTGATTTCAAAAAATCTAAAGATCTGTCCATTCTACCCCTTATTAACAATTTAAGTTTTATTCAAAACAAACAAAAATGGGGCTATCCTTTTCGTTGGGGTACATTACAAATAAATGACTCTGATTTTAAATTAATTTCAAACTTAATGCTTCATGAAAAAGACCATTGA
- a CDS encoding pentapeptide repeat-containing protein: MKVVAHYNKTFNKINYAENETTNREFDSCHFFNCDFSNGVFLSCEFTNCVFTDCNLTLTKFEHCQLDTITFKDSKLLGVNFSICSDFLFSLQFEHCILDCCSFLRKKMQKTPFINSSIKDADFTECDLTNAVFKNTDLSRTIFSNTNLKSVNFLTAKNYTIDPTKNNITKAKFSFQDIAGLLSKYDIIIE, encoded by the coding sequence ATGAAAGTAGTAGCACATTATAATAAAACATTCAATAAAATTAATTATGCTGAAAACGAAACGACAAACAGAGAATTTGATTCCTGTCATTTTTTTAATTGCGACTTCTCTAATGGCGTATTTTTGTCATGTGAATTTACAAATTGTGTCTTTACAGATTGTAATCTTACCTTAACAAAATTCGAGCATTGTCAATTAGATACCATAACTTTTAAAGACAGTAAATTATTAGGTGTTAATTTTAGTATTTGTAGTGACTTTCTATTTTCATTACAATTTGAGCACTGTATATTAGACTGTTGTAGTTTTCTAAGAAAAAAAATGCAAAAAACACCTTTCATTAATTCATCCATAAAAGATGCCGATTTCACAGAATGTGATTTAACTAATGCTGTATTTAAAAATACAGATTTAAGTCGTACTATTTTTAGTAATACAAATCTTAAAAGCGTTAATTTTTTAACCGCCAAAAATTACACTATCGATCCTACAAAAAACAATATTACAAAAGCTAAATTTTCTTTTCAAGATATTGCAGGATTACTAAGCAAATATGATATTATCATTGAATAA
- a CDS encoding SIR2 family protein yields MTKELKLDYDAFLRSFKRNTDVPHSILLGAGASISSGIQSAYDCIWEWKKDIYLSKNINASDYYKNYKEDSVRKSIQKWLDSQGEYPELDSNEEYSFFAEKAYPISDDRRKYFLSLIENKEPYIGYKLLCLLAEHNIIKSVWTTNFDGLIVRAAHQNKLTPIEINLDNVDRIYRNQSNKELLAIALHGDYKFSSLKNTVEELDTQNEVFIDNLSNYHIDKNLIITGYSGRDKSLMDALTKAFTRKGAGRLYWCGYGSEISDEVAKLLRTVRDSGREARYVTTDGFDKTIIHLAKSAFEDNDSLSQEIQNALESSENEEYLKTEFHLNFSNTGKYIKSNLHPVVFPKEVFQFEIDYKDEKPWSFLKTICQVNNICAVPFKRKVFAIGTLTDISKAFNGLLKSDIKRESISKFDVENVSAFKSLMLQAILKHFANDKRISTNNKNKIWLTSNESEYKSIKIHKALFLSFYFDKNKSFGYLTFTPTINLTSDQEISKTDKLTISKHNLEKLYNNKYDEILENWNKLLFNKPRIKFEYPLQSGSGLEFQISSSTAFGEINVLDPKFRGYAPKEYDNKQTQFKGVQFLEPQLVFRNISSDMEFKDYHPMRGLVNNRPYDVNLNGVILSNEINLSVICGGKYSNKFYAFLSQLQTKHSTDNKNPDYLIDYPGFSSIYNIPLNIPYFENDGSWLDIDFRGENELEAHENAIKLARLITSKIEQIANTQSQSTIVIFIPNEWQNFESFVNKEESFDLHDYVKAFAASKGIATQLIREKTLEDNLTCQINWWLSLSFYVKSLRTPWILNNQEKNTAYAGIGYSISKIKDKSEIVIGCSHIYDSNGQGLKYKLSKIDNYFLDKQNNPFLSFKDAFQFGVSIRELFYESLDKLPERVVIHKRTKFTQEEIDGIKASLHKAGIKKIDLIEISFEPDARFVAMSVYNKELQVDKFPISRGTCIVTNKHTALLWTHGIVPSVRQPNYKFYLGGRSIPAPVKITKHYGESNIDLISTEILSLTKMNWNSLDLYSKLPSTIDSSNKIARIGKLLSRFEGRTYDYRLFI; encoded by the coding sequence ATGACAAAAGAATTAAAACTAGATTATGATGCTTTTTTAAGGTCTTTTAAAAGAAATACTGATGTTCCTCATTCAATATTGTTAGGAGCAGGTGCTTCAATAAGTTCAGGAATTCAATCTGCGTATGACTGCATTTGGGAATGGAAAAAAGACATTTATCTCTCTAAGAATATAAACGCATCTGATTATTATAAAAATTATAAAGAGGATTCTGTTAGAAAAAGCATACAAAAATGGCTGGATAGTCAAGGAGAATATCCTGAATTAGACTCTAATGAAGAATATTCCTTTTTTGCAGAAAAGGCATATCCAATTAGTGATGATAGAAGAAAATACTTTTTAAGTCTAATAGAAAATAAAGAGCCCTATATTGGATATAAACTATTATGCTTACTTGCAGAGCATAATATCATCAAGTCTGTTTGGACTACTAATTTTGACGGACTTATTGTTCGTGCAGCTCATCAGAACAAGCTGACACCAATAGAAATAAATCTAGATAATGTAGACAGAATCTATCGCAATCAAAGCAACAAAGAACTTCTTGCAATCGCTCTTCACGGTGATTATAAATTCAGTTCATTAAAAAACACAGTAGAAGAGTTAGATACACAAAATGAAGTGTTTATTGATAATCTATCTAATTATCATATAGATAAAAATTTGATAATTACTGGTTATAGTGGAAGAGATAAATCTTTAATGGACGCATTAACAAAAGCTTTTACTCGAAAAGGGGCTGGAAGATTGTATTGGTGTGGTTATGGAAGTGAAATATCGGACGAAGTAGCTAAGTTGCTTAGAACTGTTCGAGATTCTGGAAGAGAAGCTCGTTACGTAACAACAGACGGATTTGATAAGACTATAATTCATTTAGCTAAATCAGCATTTGAGGATAATGATTCTCTTTCACAAGAAATTCAAAATGCACTTGAAAGCTCAGAAAATGAAGAGTATTTAAAAACAGAGTTTCATTTAAATTTCTCAAATACAGGGAAATATATTAAAAGTAATTTACACCCTGTTGTTTTTCCAAAAGAGGTATTTCAATTTGAAATTGACTATAAGGATGAAAAACCTTGGAGTTTTTTAAAAACCATTTGCCAAGTAAATAATATTTGTGCAGTTCCCTTTAAAAGAAAAGTATTTGCAATTGGAACACTAACCGATATTTCAAAGGCATTTAATGGTCTTTTAAAAAGTGATATTAAAAGAGAATCTATAAGTAAGTTTGATGTAGAAAATGTATCAGCTTTCAAGTCTTTAATGCTGCAAGCAATTTTGAAACATTTTGCCAATGACAAAAGAATTTCCACCAATAATAAAAATAAAATATGGTTGACTTCAAATGAAAGTGAATATAAAAGCATCAAAATTCATAAAGCGCTATTTCTTTCTTTTTACTTTGATAAAAACAAAAGCTTTGGCTATTTAACTTTTACACCAACAATAAACTTAACGTCTGACCAAGAAATTTCAAAAACAGACAAACTAACTATTAGTAAACACAACTTAGAGAAATTATATAACAATAAGTATGACGAAATATTAGAAAACTGGAATAAGCTGTTATTTAATAAACCTAGAATAAAATTTGAATACCCCCTTCAATCTGGTAGTGGTCTTGAATTTCAAATATCCTCAAGTACAGCGTTTGGAGAAATAAATGTTCTAGACCCTAAATTTAGAGGTTACGCACCAAAAGAATACGATAATAAACAAACTCAATTTAAAGGTGTTCAATTTTTAGAACCACAACTCGTTTTCCGTAACATTTCATCAGATATGGAATTCAAAGATTACCATCCAATGAGAGGTTTAGTTAATAATCGTCCTTATGATGTTAATCTAAATGGAGTAATCTTATCTAATGAAATAAACTTATCTGTTATTTGTGGAGGAAAATATTCAAATAAGTTTTATGCCTTTCTTTCCCAATTACAAACGAAACACTCAACTGACAATAAAAACCCTGATTACTTAATAGATTACCCAGGTTTTTCATCAATTTATAATATTCCCTTAAACATTCCATACTTTGAGAATGATGGAAGTTGGTTAGATATTGATTTTAGAGGTGAAAATGAACTTGAAGCACACGAAAATGCAATTAAACTCGCTAGACTTATAACTTCAAAAATTGAACAAATAGCGAATACCCAAAGTCAAAGTACAATCGTTATTTTTATTCCAAATGAATGGCAAAATTTTGAAAGTTTTGTAAACAAAGAAGAAAGTTTTGACCTACACGATTATGTAAAAGCATTTGCTGCTTCAAAAGGAATTGCGACACAATTAATTAGAGAGAAAACATTAGAAGACAATTTAACTTGTCAGATTAATTGGTGGTTATCATTATCATTTTATGTGAAATCTTTAAGAACACCTTGGATTTTAAATAATCAGGAAAAAAACACAGCATATGCCGGAATTGGGTATAGTATTTCAAAAATAAAAGATAAATCAGAAATTGTTATTGGTTGTAGTCACATTTATGATTCAAACGGTCAGGGTTTAAAATATAAGTTATCTAAAATCGACAACTATTTCCTTGATAAGCAAAACAATCCTTTTTTATCATTTAAAGATGCTTTTCAATTTGGAGTTTCAATTAGAGAGCTGTTTTACGAATCACTAGATAAACTTCCTGAAAGAGTAGTTATACACAAAAGAACAAAGTTTACACAAGAAGAAATAGACGGAATTAAAGCTAGTTTACATAAAGCTGGAATCAAAAAAATAGACCTTATTGAAATCAGTTTTGAACCTGATGCACGTTTTGTGGCAATGAGCGTATATAATAAAGAATTACAAGTAGATAAGTTTCCCATTTCAAGAGGAACCTGTATTGTAACGAACAAACACACCGCCCTATTATGGACTCACGGAATTGTGCCTTCTGTTCGACAACCGAATTATAAATTCTACTTAGGCGGTAGAAGTATCCCAGCACCAGTAAAAATAACTAAGCATTACGGAGAGTCTAATATTGACTTAATTTCAACAGAAATTTTAAGCTT
- a CDS encoding MarR family winged helix-turn-helix transcriptional regulator, translating to MKKTIDFHFETPNESLGYLLWQATMKWQREANQALSVVGVTHTQFAILSALAWLLRTSDNVTQKDIAESSKTDRMMVSKILRTLEKNGVIERKEHETDTRAKCVFLTDKGVDVLQKAIEIKNKSNDTFFKNITDKSTFSKELQQIIT from the coding sequence ATGAAAAAGACCATTGATTTCCACTTTGAAACCCCTAATGAAAGCCTTGGCTATTTACTCTGGCAGGCTACAATGAAATGGCAAAGAGAAGCTAACCAAGCTTTAAGTGTGGTTGGTGTAACACATACCCAATTTGCCATTTTATCCGCTTTAGCTTGGTTACTACGTACTTCAGACAATGTAACACAAAAGGACATTGCAGAAAGTAGTAAAACAGACCGAATGATGGTATCCAAAATTTTAAGAACCTTAGAAAAAAACGGAGTGATAGAACGAAAAGAGCATGAAACAGACACAAGAGCAAAATGTGTGTTTTTAACTGATAAAGGTGTTGACGTTTTACAAAAGGCAATAGAGATAAAAAATAAATCAAATGATACATTCTTTAAAAACATCACAGATAAATCTACGTTTTCCAAAGAGTTACAACAAATCATTACTTAA
- a CDS encoding DoxX family membrane protein — METTTLIIRLLLGLILVIFPINALFLKKFSPKMPVKAQQVMTTFKDTGYLLYLIQWTELIIGITLLTGFFVPLALLILVPISINILLFHIYLAPPILGPGLIIFAMNIFLLISYKASYLSLFQL; from the coding sequence ATGGAAACAACAACTTTAATTATTCGACTACTATTAGGACTAATCCTAGTAATTTTTCCTATTAACGCGTTATTCTTAAAAAAATTTAGCCCAAAAATGCCTGTAAAAGCACAACAGGTAATGACCACTTTTAAAGATACTGGATATCTTCTTTATTTAATACAATGGACAGAGTTAATCATTGGAATAACTTTACTAACAGGTTTTTTTGTACCGTTGGCTTTACTTATTTTAGTACCTATATCAATTAACATTTTACTGTTTCATATTTATTTAGCACCTCCTATTTTGGGACCTGGTCTTATTATTTTTGCTATGAACATCTTTCTATTAATTTCTTATAAAGCAAGTTATTTAAGCTTATTTCAACTTTAA
- a CDS encoding glycoside hydrolase family 9 protein, protein MTKQLLLTLVLLQSFIGLSQVIYSDQFNEGVNNFTSDSSLLSSINNNDLQIVGDGTASAWQNISYSFHNSGSSINVNAASSPKLYIKIKAQNNPQIRLDLIDTNGYVTSLTPSVITPNANYQILEIDYSDKLVDGGYGSSCTSSPCPVDASQLSGMVLFINPGNGEYNGTITIDWLSFGEPLEHIIDYDIRYNQVGYFVGKDKIINIAAPSIFSSKNYTILNANEDIMLSGTTTSPFFWADSDEYIATIDVTSIDTPGTYTFQTDELDISFHVGTQVYESISEASLKYFYYNRASTSIPATYGGQYARAMGHEDTQVYVHSSAASPSRPTGTLISSAKGWYDAGDYNKYVVNSGISTYTLLAAFEHYEAYFTSKAINIPETGGGLPDILDEIKWNLDWLLTMQEPAGGGVYHKLTGLNFSGIVMPEDYTLDRYVVQKSTAATLNFAAVMAMASRIYSNFETEVPGYSAQLLNAAQNAYTWAESNPNVLFENPSDVTTGQYGSTDNTDEFQWAAVELFITTADVQYKNDINVSAIGNGYPTWQYTDPLALISILFHETVLAPDIDTDTARSTLISYANALKTKVESSVMNITMGQASWDYSWGSNGVAANQILILIRGYEATNEQSYLDAAYTAMDYLLGRNGTGYCYVTGFGEQSALNPHHRISEADAVTAPIPGMLAGGPHTGQQDASNCTNTYPSNSNAASYMDNWCSYTSNEVAINWNAPLAYTLNALNYYQNEIDNTLNVTDFNIERENIRVYPNPTNTGLLRFNTQETVTAISVYDINGKQIFISTTIQNNTINLSTMQHGLYFINFYTPKGVIHKKIIKN, encoded by the coding sequence ATGACAAAACAACTATTACTGACATTAGTATTACTTCAGTCTTTTATTGGTTTATCACAAGTTATTTATAGTGATCAATTTAATGAAGGAGTCAATAATTTTACAAGTGATTCGTCATTATTATCTTCAATAAATAACAATGATCTACAAATTGTAGGAGACGGTACTGCTTCTGCTTGGCAAAACATAAGTTATTCCTTCCATAATTCAGGAAGTAGTATAAATGTCAATGCAGCTTCAAGTCCAAAATTATATATAAAAATTAAAGCTCAAAACAATCCACAGATTAGACTTGACTTAATAGACACTAATGGTTATGTTACAAGTTTAACGCCTTCAGTAATTACACCAAATGCGAATTACCAAATACTTGAGATTGATTATAGTGACAAGCTTGTAGATGGCGGATATGGTAGCTCTTGTACTTCTAGCCCCTGCCCTGTTGATGCGTCGCAGTTATCAGGAATGGTTCTTTTTATAAATCCTGGTAACGGAGAATATAATGGTACAATAACTATCGATTGGTTATCCTTTGGCGAACCACTAGAACACATAATCGATTACGACATAAGATATAATCAGGTGGGTTATTTTGTTGGAAAAGATAAGATTATTAATATAGCCGCTCCAAGTATTTTTTCATCTAAAAACTATACCATATTAAATGCTAATGAGGACATTATGTTATCAGGGACTACAACGTCACCGTTCTTTTGGGCTGATTCTGATGAATATATAGCAACGATCGATGTTACATCAATTGACACCCCTGGTACTTATACCTTTCAAACAGATGAATTAGACATTTCATTTCATGTTGGTACGCAAGTCTATGAATCCATATCGGAAGCATCTTTAAAATATTTTTACTACAATAGGGCTTCAACTTCCATACCAGCAACGTATGGTGGTCAATATGCCCGAGCTATGGGACATGAAGATACGCAAGTCTATGTGCACAGTTCTGCTGCTTCGCCATCAAGACCTACAGGAACACTCATCTCCTCGGCTAAAGGTTGGTATGATGCTGGCGATTATAACAAATATGTCGTTAATAGTGGAATTTCTACCTATACCTTACTAGCAGCCTTTGAGCATTATGAGGCTTACTTTACATCAAAAGCAATTAATATTCCCGAAACAGGTGGTGGTCTACCTGATATATTAGATGAAATAAAATGGAATTTAGACTGGTTGTTAACCATGCAAGAACCTGCCGGCGGCGGTGTTTATCATAAACTTACCGGGTTAAATTTCTCTGGTATTGTCATGCCTGAAGACTATACATTAGACAGGTATGTTGTACAAAAAAGTACGGCCGCTACATTAAATTTTGCTGCTGTAATGGCGATGGCTTCAAGAATTTATTCAAACTTTGAAACTGAAGTCCCTGGCTATAGTGCTCAATTATTAAATGCAGCACAGAATGCTTATACTTGGGCAGAATCAAACCCTAATGTTTTATTCGAAAATCCTAGTGATGTGACCACAGGACAATATGGAAGTACTGATAATACAGACGAGTTTCAATGGGCAGCTGTAGAGTTATTTATTACAACAGCTGATGTGCAATATAAAAATGACATCAATGTAAGCGCTATAGGTAATGGTTATCCGACTTGGCAATACACTGATCCATTAGCATTGATTTCCATACTGTTTCATGAAACAGTATTAGCTCCAGATATTGACACAGATACAGCGCGTAGCACTTTAATAAGTTATGCCAATGCATTAAAAACCAAAGTCGAATCTTCCGTAATGAATATTACCATGGGCCAAGCCAGTTGGGATTATTCTTGGGGTAGTAATGGTGTTGCCGCTAATCAAATTTTAATCCTAATTAGAGGTTACGAAGCTACCAATGAGCAATCCTACTTGGATGCTGCTTATACAGCAATGGACTATTTATTAGGTCGAAATGGTACAGGGTATTGTTATGTTACAGGTTTTGGAGAGCAATCGGCATTGAATCCACATCACAGGATTTCTGAAGCCGATGCAGTCACTGCTCCAATACCTGGTATGTTGGCAGGTGGACCACATACTGGTCAACAGGATGCCTCAAACTGCACTAATACCTACCCAAGCAACTCGAATGCAGCCTCTTACATGGATAACTGGTGTTCTTACACTTCTAATGAAGTGGCCATAAACTGGAACGCCCCTTTAGCCTATACCCTTAATGCTTTAAACTATTATCAAAATGAAATAGATAACACTCTAAACGTTACTGATTTTAATATTGAGAGAGAAAACATCCGTGTGTATCCTAATCCAACTAATACGGGTCTATTACGTTTCAATACTCAGGAAACTGTTACCGCTATTTCTGTTTATGATATCAATGGAAAACAAATTTTTATCAGCACTACAATCCAGAACAATACTATTAATTTGAGTACTATGCAACACGGCTTATATTTTATCAATTTTTATACACCTAAAGGTGTTATTCATAAAAAAATTATTAAAAATTAA
- a CDS encoding oxidoreductase has protein sequence MSKDKKVWFITGVSSGLGKQLAKEVLSQGQIVVGTFRKQDQVEAFNNENPGNSFGVLIDVASTQMIIDGVKTIFDKFGKIDVVVNNAGYGIMGSVEEISDEEVRRQFEVNVFGVLTTIRAVLPEMRKQRSGHIINITSIAGRIGSQGLGIYNGSKFALEGIGEALAAELKPLNIKVTNVEPGPFRTEWAGSSAAYDNTEIEDYESTVGERIRGLQALSGNQPGNPEKAAQAIYKLAQLEEAPVHLPLGKIAYEVFGNVNNGLIEELAKFESLGKDCDFD, from the coding sequence ATGAGTAAAGACAAAAAAGTATGGTTTATTACTGGTGTATCATCAGGATTAGGTAAACAGTTAGCTAAAGAAGTATTATCACAAGGACAAATAGTGGTTGGTACTTTTAGAAAACAAGACCAAGTAGAGGCGTTTAACAATGAAAATCCAGGGAATTCTTTTGGTGTACTTATAGATGTTGCTTCTACACAAATGATTATTGATGGTGTTAAAACTATTTTTGATAAATTCGGTAAAATCGATGTCGTTGTAAATAATGCTGGTTACGGTATTATGGGAAGTGTTGAAGAGATCTCTGACGAAGAAGTAAGAAGACAATTTGAAGTTAACGTGTTTGGTGTATTGACGACTATCAGAGCGGTATTACCTGAAATGCGTAAACAACGTTCTGGACATATTATAAATATTACGTCTATTGCAGGTCGTATTGGATCTCAAGGTTTAGGAATCTATAATGGTTCTAAATTTGCTTTAGAAGGTATTGGTGAAGCTTTAGCAGCCGAATTAAAACCATTAAACATTAAAGTAACTAATGTAGAACCAGGACCATTTAGAACAGAATGGGCGGGTAGTTCTGCAGCTTACGATAATACAGAGATTGAAGATTACGAGAGTACTGTAGGAGAACGTATAAGAGGTTTACAAGCTTTAAGCGGAAACCAACCAGGAAATCCTGAAAAAGCAGCACAGGCTATTTACAAATTAGCACAATTAGAAGAAGCTCCAGTACATTTACCTTTAGGTAAAATTGCTTACGAAGTTTTCGGAAATGTAAATAACGGTTTAATCGAAGAGTTAGCTAAGTTTGAAAGCTTAGGTAAAGATTGTGATTTTGACTAG